One segment of Streptomyces roseifaciens DNA contains the following:
- a CDS encoding thiazole synthase, producing MADDLLTIADTTFGSRLIMGTGGAPSLDVMERALLASGTELTTVAMRRLDASVRGSVLSVLERHSIRVLPNTAGCYTAGEAVLTARLAREALGTDWVKLEVIADERTLLPDPVELLDAAEILVDDGFTVLPYTNDDPVLARKLEDAGCAAIMPLGSPIGSGLGIRNPHNFQLITERAGVPVILDAGAGTASDAALAMELGCAAVMLASAVTRAQEPVLMAEAMRHAVEAGRLAYRAGRIPRRHFAEASSPAEGLARLDPERPEFAQ from the coding sequence ATGGCGGACGATCTGCTCACCATCGCCGACACCACCTTCGGCTCCCGGCTGATCATGGGCACCGGCGGGGCGCCCAGCCTCGACGTCATGGAGCGCGCGCTGCTCGCCTCCGGCACCGAGCTGACCACCGTCGCGATGCGCCGCCTGGACGCGAGCGTCCGGGGCTCCGTGCTGTCCGTGCTGGAGCGGCACTCCATCCGGGTGCTGCCGAACACGGCCGGCTGCTACACCGCCGGCGAGGCCGTCCTGACCGCCCGGCTGGCCCGGGAGGCGCTCGGCACGGACTGGGTCAAGCTCGAAGTGATCGCCGACGAGCGCACGCTGCTGCCCGACCCGGTCGAGCTGCTCGACGCCGCGGAGATCCTCGTGGACGACGGCTTCACGGTGCTGCCGTACACCAACGACGACCCGGTCCTCGCCCGCAAGCTGGAGGACGCCGGCTGCGCGGCGATCATGCCGCTGGGCTCGCCCATCGGCTCCGGGCTCGGCATCCGCAACCCGCACAACTTCCAGCTGATCACCGAGCGGGCCGGGGTCCCCGTGATCCTCGACGCGGGCGCCGGCACGGCCTCCGACGCGGCGCTCGCCATGGAGCTGGGCTGCGCCGCGGTGATGCTCGCCTCCGCGGTGACCCGCGCGCAGGAGCCGGTGCTGATGGCGGAGGCGATGCGGCACGCCGTGGAGGCGGGGCGGCTGGCGTACCGGGCGGGACGGATACCGCGGCGGCACTTCGCCGAGGCGTCCTCTCCTGCGGAGGGCCTGGCGCGTCTCGATCCGGAACGTCCGGAGTTCGCTCAGTAG
- a CDS encoding deoxyribonuclease IV, whose translation MEELTPGRLRNPVGGHVPVAGGLAKVGLAYAREMGAETLQVFVANPRGWATPAGNPRQDEEFRAACAEESLPVWVHAPYLINFGSHTEATVELSAESMRHSLRRGRAIGAQGVVVHTGSATGGRPRRAALEQVHERLLPVLDELTHDDDPWLLLEPTAGQGASLCSLVEDLGPYFEALEHHPKLGVCLDTCHVFAAGHDLAGPGGMKSTLDELVSVVGEGRLRLIHANDSKAVVGAHLDRHENIGSGHIGAGPFAELFRHPATAGVPLTIETPGGPTGHAADVARLKELRDGVL comes from the coding sequence GTGGAGGAGCTGACCCCGGGGCGGCTGCGCAACCCCGTAGGCGGGCACGTGCCGGTGGCGGGCGGGCTGGCCAAGGTGGGCCTGGCCTACGCGCGCGAGATGGGCGCGGAGACCCTGCAGGTCTTCGTCGCCAACCCGCGCGGCTGGGCGACGCCCGCGGGCAACCCACGGCAGGACGAGGAGTTCCGCGCCGCGTGCGCGGAGGAGTCCCTGCCGGTCTGGGTGCACGCCCCCTACCTGATCAACTTCGGCTCGCACACGGAGGCGACGGTCGAGCTGTCCGCGGAGTCGATGCGGCACTCGCTGCGCCGCGGCCGGGCCATCGGCGCGCAGGGCGTGGTCGTGCACACCGGCTCCGCGACGGGCGGCCGGCCGCGCCGGGCGGCGCTGGAGCAGGTCCACGAGCGGCTGCTGCCCGTACTCGACGAGCTGACCCACGACGACGACCCCTGGCTGCTGCTGGAGCCCACGGCCGGCCAGGGCGCGTCCCTGTGCTCGCTGGTCGAGGACCTCGGCCCCTACTTCGAGGCGCTGGAGCACCACCCGAAGCTGGGGGTGTGCCTGGACACCTGCCACGTCTTCGCGGCGGGCCACGACCTCGCCGGGCCGGGCGGGATGAAGAGCACGCTGGACGAGCTGGTCTCCGTGGTGGGCGAGGGACGGCTGCGGCTGATCCACGCCAATGATTCGAAGGCGGTCGTCGGCGCGCACCTCGACCGGCACGAGAACATCGGTTCCGGCCACATCGGCGCCGGCCCCTTCGCGGAGCTCTTCCGCCACCCGGCGACGGCCGGGGTGCCGCTGACGATCGAGACGCCGGGCGGTCCCACGGGCCACGCCGCGGACGTGGCCCGGCTGAAGGAACTGCGCGACGGCGTGCTGTAG
- the bfr gene encoding bacterioferritin, whose amino-acid sequence MQGDPEVIEFLNEQLTAELTAINQYFLHAKLQEHHGWTKIASHTRAESFDEMRHAETLTDRIIFLEGLPNYQRLFHVRIGQTITEMFQADRQVEVEAIDRLRRGVEVMRAKGDITSANIFEAILADEEDHIDYLDTQLELIEKLGEALYIAQFIEQENGGSD is encoded by the coding sequence ATGCAGGGCGACCCCGAGGTCATCGAGTTCCTCAATGAACAGCTGACTGCCGAGCTGACCGCCATCAATCAGTACTTCCTGCACGCGAAGCTGCAGGAGCACCACGGGTGGACCAAGATCGCGTCGCATACGCGCGCCGAGTCGTTCGACGAGATGCGGCACGCGGAGACCCTCACCGACCGGATCATCTTCCTGGAGGGGCTGCCCAACTACCAGCGGCTCTTCCACGTCCGGATCGGCCAGACCATCACGGAGATGTTCCAGGCCGACCGGCAGGTGGAGGTCGAGGCCATCGACCGCCTCCGGCGCGGGGTGGAGGTCATGCGGGCCAAGGGCGACATCACCTCGGCCAACATCTTCGAGGCGATCCTCGCGGACGAAGAGGACCACATCGACTATCTGGACACTCAGCTGGAGCTGATCGAGAAACTCGGCGAGGCGCTGTACATCGCGCAGTTCATCGAGCAGGAGAACGGCGGATCGGACTAG
- a CDS encoding class II 3-deoxy-7-phosphoheptulonate synthase, whose protein sequence is MTVNAELHAGGNTWRSLPAAQQPEWPDQEALRDVIAELESYPPLVFAGECDQLRQRLGAVARGEAFLLQGGDCAEAFDAVGADQIRNKLKTLLQMGAVLTYAGQVPVVKVGRIAGQYSKPRSKPTETRDGVTLPTYRGDSVNGFAFTPEARTPDPQRLKRMYHASSATLNLVRAFTTGGYADLRQVHAWNQDFVKSSPSGQRYEALAREIDRALNFMNACGTDPEEFKTVEFYSSHEALILDYESALTRTDSRTGNLYDVSGHMVWIGERTRQLDGAHIEFASKIRNPIGVKLGPTTSAEDALTLIERLDPEREPGRLTFITRMGAGKIRDHLPELVEKVTASGAQVAWICDPMHGNTFEAASGHKTRRFDDVLDEVKGFFEVHKSLGTHPGGIHVELTGDDVTECVGGGDEIFVDDLHQRYETACDPRLNRSQSLDLAFLVAEMYRDQ, encoded by the coding sequence GTGACCGTGAACGCTGAACTCCACGCCGGTGGCAACACCTGGCGCTCCCTTCCCGCGGCGCAGCAGCCCGAATGGCCGGACCAAGAGGCTCTGCGCGATGTGATCGCCGAGCTCGAGTCCTATCCGCCTCTCGTCTTCGCGGGCGAATGCGACCAGCTGCGCCAGCGCCTGGGAGCGGTCGCCCGTGGAGAGGCGTTCCTGCTCCAGGGCGGCGACTGCGCCGAGGCCTTCGATGCCGTCGGTGCCGATCAGATCCGTAACAAGCTCAAGACGCTGCTCCAGATGGGCGCCGTGCTGACCTACGCGGGCCAGGTGCCCGTCGTCAAGGTCGGCCGCATCGCCGGTCAGTACAGCAAGCCGCGCTCGAAGCCGACCGAGACCCGCGACGGCGTGACCCTGCCGACCTACCGCGGCGACTCCGTCAACGGCTTCGCCTTCACGCCCGAGGCCCGCACGCCGGACCCGCAGCGGCTGAAGCGCATGTACCACGCCTCCTCGGCCACGCTGAACCTGGTGCGCGCCTTCACCACCGGTGGCTACGCCGACCTGCGCCAGGTGCACGCCTGGAACCAGGACTTCGTGAAGTCCTCCCCGTCCGGGCAGCGCTACGAGGCCCTGGCCCGCGAGATCGACCGCGCGCTGAACTTCATGAACGCCTGCGGGACGGACCCGGAGGAGTTCAAGACGGTCGAGTTCTACTCCTCGCACGAGGCCCTGATCCTCGACTACGAGTCGGCCCTGACCCGTACGGACTCCCGCACCGGGAACCTGTACGACGTCTCCGGCCACATGGTCTGGATCGGCGAGCGCACCCGTCAGCTGGACGGCGCGCACATCGAGTTCGCCTCGAAGATCCGCAACCCGATCGGTGTGAAGCTGGGCCCCACCACCTCGGCCGAGGACGCGCTCACCCTGATCGAGCGCCTCGACCCGGAGCGCGAGCCGGGCCGGCTCACCTTCATCACCCGGATGGGTGCGGGCAAGATCCGTGACCACCTCCCCGAGCTGGTGGAGAAGGTCACCGCCTCCGGTGCCCAGGTGGCGTGGATCTGCGACCCGATGCACGGCAACACCTTCGAGGCGGCCTCGGGCCACAAGACCCGCCGCTTCGACGATGTGCTGGACGAGGTCAAGGGCTTCTTCGAGGTCCACAAGAGCCTCGGCACGCACCCGGGCGGCATCCACGTCGAGCTCACCGGTGACGACGTCACCGAGTGCGTGGGCGGCGGCGACGAGATCTTCGTCGACGACCTGCACCAGCGCTACGAGACGGCCTGCGACCCCCGCCTCAACCGCAGCCAGTCCCTGGACCTGGCGTTCCTCGTCGCGGAGATGTACCGCGACCAGTAG
- a CDS encoding trp operon leader peptide → MFALQIQNWWWTAHPAAH, encoded by the coding sequence ATGTTCGCGCTGCAGATCCAGAACTGGTGGTGGACCGCTCATCCGGCGGCCCACTGA
- the pknB gene encoding Stk1 family PASTA domain-containing Ser/Thr kinase, translating into MDTTLGDPLVGHTLDDRYRVEARIAVGGMATVYRALDTRLDRVLAVKVMHPGLAADTAFVERFIREAKSVARLDHPNVVGVHDQGTDGPYVYLAMEYVPGCTLRDVLRERGALQPRAALDILEPVLAALGAAHLAGLVHRDMKPENVLIGDDGRVKVADFGLVRAVDTDTTASTGSVLGTVSYLAPEQLEHGTADPRVDVYACGVVLYEMLTGAKPHTGSTPAQVLYQHLHADVPPPSAAVPGLAAGLDGLVAGATARDPQLRPADAVALLGLARAARAELSDEQLDAVPPQALTDALTGRTTGPEDRTSVLPRPAARPLPAEDGDRLNRTTRLEHPPAPPVPPAPPAGPRGRFRQAPRRGVLAVVAALLAVLIGAGVWYINSGQFTTVPAVLDMTRDKAEKTLDDAGLGVRTKEDFSDTVERGHVIAADPAPGKRIRNTGKVTITLSRGPARAEVPNVVGMSFDEAKKKIEGAGLTVGEVGKQFSSETPQGSVLATDPKPGEQRRPEAPVALTVSKGAPLDVPDVRGMSLDAATAALRDKGFEAKVSDAQVFSDRAKGSVAEQSPGTGDKAAKGDTVTLTVSKGKEMVPVPDVTGRNEAEAKRLLTEAGFKVKVDKPFFFPQDSVESQSVKGGEQAAKGDTITVKLKGGL; encoded by the coding sequence GTGGATACGACGCTAGGGGACCCGTTGGTCGGGCACACGCTCGACGACCGCTACCGGGTCGAGGCCCGCATCGCCGTGGGCGGCATGGCCACGGTCTACCGCGCCCTCGACACCCGGCTCGACCGGGTGCTCGCGGTCAAGGTGATGCACCCCGGCCTCGCCGCCGACACCGCCTTCGTGGAGCGCTTCATCCGCGAGGCCAAGTCGGTCGCGCGCCTGGACCACCCCAATGTGGTGGGCGTCCACGACCAGGGCACCGACGGCCCGTACGTCTACCTGGCGATGGAGTACGTGCCCGGGTGCACCCTGCGCGACGTGCTGCGCGAGCGCGGGGCCCTCCAGCCCCGCGCCGCCCTCGACATCCTGGAGCCGGTGCTGGCCGCGCTGGGCGCGGCCCACCTCGCGGGCCTGGTGCACCGCGACATGAAGCCCGAGAACGTGCTGATCGGCGACGACGGCCGGGTGAAGGTCGCCGACTTCGGGCTCGTCCGGGCCGTGGACACCGACACCACCGCGTCCACCGGATCCGTCCTCGGCACCGTGTCGTACCTGGCCCCCGAGCAGCTGGAGCACGGCACCGCCGATCCGCGCGTGGACGTCTACGCGTGCGGCGTCGTCCTCTACGAAATGCTGACCGGTGCCAAGCCGCACACGGGGAGCACCCCGGCCCAGGTCCTCTACCAGCACCTCCACGCGGACGTCCCGCCGCCGTCGGCGGCCGTGCCGGGCCTGGCCGCCGGGCTGGACGGCCTCGTCGCCGGCGCCACGGCCCGCGACCCGCAGCTGCGCCCGGCGGACGCCGTCGCGCTGCTCGGCCTGGCCCGCGCGGCGCGCGCGGAGCTGAGCGACGAGCAGCTGGACGCGGTGCCCCCGCAGGCGCTCACCGACGCGCTCACGGGCCGCACGACAGGCCCGGAGGACCGTACGAGCGTGCTGCCCCGGCCGGCCGCGCGCCCGCTGCCCGCGGAGGACGGCGACCGGCTGAACCGCACGACGCGGCTGGAGCACCCGCCCGCTCCCCCGGTCCCGCCGGCGCCCCCCGCGGGCCCGCGCGGCCGGTTCCGGCAGGCGCCGCGGCGCGGGGTCCTCGCGGTGGTCGCCGCGCTGCTGGCGGTGCTGATCGGCGCGGGTGTCTGGTACATCAACTCGGGCCAGTTCACGACCGTCCCCGCCGTCCTGGACATGACCCGGGACAAGGCGGAGAAGACCCTGGACGACGCCGGGCTCGGGGTGCGCACGAAGGAGGACTTCAGCGACACCGTCGAGCGCGGCCACGTCATCGCCGCCGACCCGGCGCCCGGCAAGCGCATCCGCAACACCGGCAAGGTGACGATCACCCTCTCGCGCGGGCCCGCGCGGGCCGAGGTGCCCAACGTCGTCGGCATGTCCTTCGACGAGGCGAAGAAGAAGATCGAGGGCGCGGGCCTGACCGTCGGCGAGGTCGGCAAGCAGTTCAGCAGCGAGACCCCGCAGGGCTCGGTGCTGGCCACCGACCCGAAGCCGGGCGAGCAGCGCCGGCCGGAGGCGCCGGTCGCGCTGACCGTCAGCAAGGGTGCGCCGCTGGACGTGCCGGACGTGCGGGGCATGTCCCTGGACGCCGCGACCGCCGCCCTGCGCGACAAGGGCTTCGAGGCGAAGGTGTCGGACGCCCAGGTCTTCTCCGACCGCGCCAAGGGCTCCGTGGCCGAGCAGTCCCCCGGTACGGGCGACAAGGCCGCCAAGGGCGACACGGTCACCCTCACCGTCTCCAAGGGCAAGGAGATGGTGCCGGTCCCGGACGTCACGGGCAGGAACGAGGCCGAGGCCAAGCGGCTGCTGACCGAGGCGGGCTTCAAGGTGAAGGTCGACAAGCCGTTCTTCTTCCCGCAGGACTCGGTGGAGAGCCAGTCGGTCAAGGGCGGCGAGCAGGCCGCCAAGGGCGACACGATCACCGTCAAGCTCAAGGGCGGTCTGTAG
- a CDS encoding (2Fe-2S)-binding protein, with protein MNRVYVCSCFGITEQQVREHADKGACTPRQIASASKAGTDCGSCVRRIQALLGRGACPRRQLADQGDSGVLSAEIPALPQPQAA; from the coding sequence GTGAACCGCGTGTACGTCTGCTCGTGCTTCGGCATCACGGAGCAGCAGGTGCGTGAGCACGCGGACAAGGGGGCGTGCACGCCCCGGCAGATAGCCTCCGCCAGCAAGGCGGGCACCGACTGCGGCAGCTGTGTGCGCCGCATCCAGGCGCTCCTCGGCCGCGGCGCGTGCCCGCGCCGCCAGCTGGCCGACCAGGGGGATTCCGGCGTGCTCAGTGCCGAGATACCCGCGCTGCCGCAGCCCCAGGCGGCCTAG
- the thiO gene encoding glycine oxidase ThiO, with protein MAASTTTPGAPTAPTVPACDVLVVGGGLIGLVTAWRAAQRGLRTAVADPAPGGGAARVAAGMLAAVTELHYGEEALLALNLASARRYPDFTAELEEASGVATGYRACGTLAVALDADDREHLRELHALQQRSGLDSQWLTGRECRRLEPMLAPGVRGGLRVDGDHQTDPRRLARALLTACERAGVAFHRAGAARLLLSGDRATGAELADGRRVAAEQVVLAAGSRSGTLAGVPADVLPPVRPVKGQVLRLRVPDAYAPFLSRTVRAVVRGGPVYLVPRENGELVLGATTEELGWDTTVTAGGVYELLRDAHELVPGITELPLVETSAGLRPGSPDNAPLLGPTALPGLHAATGHHRNGVLLTPLTGDVMAEVLTTGRLPQEARPFTPRRFSNALQELPV; from the coding sequence ATGGCCGCGTCGACGACCACACCGGGCGCACCGACCGCGCCGACCGTTCCCGCCTGCGACGTCCTCGTCGTGGGCGGCGGGCTCATCGGGCTCGTCACCGCCTGGCGCGCCGCGCAGCGCGGGCTGCGCACCGCCGTCGCCGACCCCGCGCCGGGCGGCGGCGCGGCGCGCGTCGCCGCCGGGATGCTGGCGGCGGTGACCGAGCTGCACTACGGCGAGGAGGCGCTGCTCGCCCTCAACCTGGCCTCCGCGCGCCGCTATCCGGACTTCACGGCGGAGCTGGAGGAGGCCAGCGGCGTCGCCACCGGCTACCGGGCGTGCGGCACGCTGGCCGTCGCCCTCGACGCCGACGACCGCGAGCACCTGCGCGAACTGCACGCCCTGCAGCAGCGCTCCGGCCTGGACTCGCAGTGGCTCACGGGCCGCGAGTGCCGCCGCCTGGAGCCGATGCTCGCGCCCGGCGTACGCGGGGGGCTGCGGGTGGACGGGGACCACCAGACCGATCCCCGCAGGCTCGCGCGGGCGCTGCTCACGGCCTGCGAGCGGGCCGGGGTCGCCTTCCACCGCGCCGGGGCCGCCCGGCTGCTGCTCTCCGGGGACCGCGCCACGGGCGCCGAGCTCGCGGACGGCCGCCGCGTCGCCGCGGAGCAGGTGGTGCTCGCCGCGGGCAGCCGCAGCGGGACGCTCGCCGGCGTCCCCGCCGACGTCCTGCCGCCCGTGCGCCCCGTCAAGGGCCAGGTGCTGCGGCTGCGCGTCCCGGACGCGTACGCGCCCTTCCTCTCCCGCACCGTGCGGGCCGTCGTCCGCGGCGGCCCGGTGTACCTGGTGCCGCGCGAGAACGGCGAGCTCGTCCTCGGCGCGACCACCGAGGAGCTCGGCTGGGACACCACGGTCACCGCCGGCGGCGTCTACGAGCTGCTGCGCGACGCCCACGAGCTGGTGCCCGGCATCACCGAGCTGCCCCTGGTGGAGACCTCCGCCGGGCTGCGCCCCGGCTCCCCCGACAACGCCCCCCTGCTCGGCCCGACCGCCCTGCCCGGGCTGCACGCGGCCACCGGCCACCACCGCAACGGCGTCCTCCTCACCCCGCTGACCGGCGACGTCATGGCCGAGGTGCTGACCACCGGGCGCCTCCCCCAGGAGGCCCGCCCCTTCACCCCCCGACGCTTCTCGAACGCGCTGCAGGAGCTGCCCGTATGA
- the thiS gene encoding sulfur carrier protein ThiS — MGISVNGEHREVPHGLTLGALVASMTTAPGGVAAAVNEAVVPRGQWPATRLGAGDRVEVLTAVQGG; from the coding sequence ATGGGCATCAGCGTCAACGGCGAGCACCGCGAGGTGCCCCACGGCCTGACCCTCGGCGCTCTCGTGGCGAGCATGACCACCGCGCCCGGCGGTGTGGCCGCCGCCGTCAACGAGGCCGTCGTGCCGCGCGGCCAGTGGCCCGCCACACGGCTCGGCGCGGGCGACCGCGTCGAGGTCCTCACCGCAGTGCAGGGGGGCTGA
- a CDS encoding sulfite oxidase-like oxidoreductase produces the protein MGPSKNTESRKGELPQLPPGQRLQRGWPVTHYGPVPRFKPDRWEFRVFGSTADGDKHCWTHEEFSALPYTTVVADLHCVTKYSMLDAEWGGVSARTVLELAPPAPEVTHVMVWAEYGFSSNLRLADFASEKTIFATHKDDEPLTAEHGFPVRLVVPHLYAWKGPKWVRGVEYMTADRRGFWEERGYHNVGDPWREQRYSYQEQPGEGPEL, from the coding sequence ATGGGGCCCTCGAAAAACACCGAAAGCCGCAAAGGGGAGCTCCCCCAGCTGCCGCCGGGGCAGCGTCTTCAGCGCGGATGGCCGGTGACGCACTACGGCCCCGTGCCGAGGTTCAAGCCGGACCGGTGGGAGTTCCGGGTCTTCGGATCCACCGCCGACGGCGACAAGCACTGCTGGACGCACGAGGAATTCTCCGCCCTGCCGTACACGACGGTGGTGGCCGATCTGCACTGCGTCACGAAATACAGCATGCTCGACGCCGAATGGGGCGGGGTGTCGGCCCGTACGGTGCTCGAACTCGCACCGCCCGCGCCCGAGGTCACGCATGTGATGGTGTGGGCGGAATACGGCTTCAGCTCCAATCTGCGACTGGCCGACTTCGCCTCCGAAAAGACGATTTTCGCCACGCACAAGGACGACGAGCCGCTCACCGCCGAGCACGGTTTCCCCGTCCGTCTCGTCGTGCCGCACCTCTACGCCTGGAAGGGGCCCAAATGGGTGCGCGGCGTGGAGTACATGACGGCCGACCGGCGCGGATTCTGGGAGGAGCGGGGCTACCACAACGTCGGGGACCCCTGGCGCGAGCAGCGCTACTCCTACCAGGAGCAGCCGGGCGAGGGCCCGGAACTCTAG